Proteins found in one Homalodisca vitripennis isolate AUS2020 chromosome 4, UT_GWSS_2.1, whole genome shotgun sequence genomic segment:
- the LOC124361402 gene encoding uncharacterized protein LOC124361402 — MNRYYEAYPRRSGMLTLPPPPLVDPGATWASYSSEPVRGVERIKPERSRHGVNVQKLQWRNSQWVDGFPEMVSSMTIADVSPRFAVKRILLLYENAQYREAANFINRLSHATFKAILSQLPIDVFVEAMPHSVSILEALYAKVFLSSDCGVKLLRPEAVLMQLVKLFTGNNSADRWLGSTRKLLKVIVLSEPKLRKGLQLRRRSLDKAVEGLGQHGLVGTSDETLTNLHDALKVEFQRLVDTYKTALQKLEELSLSGRRDHGVSKGPAPVQASHQRQLSLRQADIQERLIKNKTLLNVVEPAIGNRSLAILLTILQRRVECDKDALFQFTQLRKELCVDSETVVAPLLMRYSNACDQVSIALT, encoded by the coding sequence ATGAATCGTTACTACGAGGCTTACCCTCGGCGCTCGGGAATGTTGACTCTGCCTCCTCCACCCCTCGTGGACCCCGGGGCCACTTGGGCATCCTACAGTTCGGAACCGGTCAGAGGCGTGGAGCGCATCAAACCCGAGAGAAGCCGCCACGGAGTAAACGTGCAGAAGCTGCAATGGAGGAACTCCCAGTGGGTGGATGGGTTCCCCGAGATGGTCAGTTCGATGACGATCGCTGACGTGAGCCCGAGGTTCGCGGTGAAGAGGATTCTGCTACTCTACGAGAACGCACAGTACAGAGAGGCAGCTAATTTTATAAATCGCCTGAGTCATGCTACTTTTAAGGCGATCCTGAGCCAGTTGCCGATAGACGTGTTCGTGGAGGCGATGCCGCACAGTGTCAGCATCCTTGAGGCCCTCTACGCCAAAGTCTTCTTGAGCTCCGACTGTGGAGTTAAACTCCTCCGCCCTGAGGCGGTATTGATGCAGCTAGTTAAACTGTTCACTGGCAACAACAGTGCGGATCGGTGGCTAGGCAGCACTAGGAAATTGTTAAAGGTAATAGTGCTCTCTGAGCCAAAACTGAGAAAAGGTCTTCAGCTCCGGAGGAGATCCTTGGACAAGGCGGTGGAAGGATTGGGTCAGCACGGACTGGTAGGCACTAGTGACGAGACCTTGACAAATCTCCACGACGCTCTCAAAGTGGAGTTCCAAAGACTAGTGGACACGTACAAAACCGCTCTCCAAAAGTTGGAGGAACTCAGCCTCTCGGGAAGGAGGGACCATGGTGTGTCCAAGGGACCGGCTCCGGTACAAGCGTCCCACCAGAGACAATTGTCCCTGCGTCAGGCGGACATCCAGGAGCGACTCATCAAGAATAAGACCTTGTTGAACGTGGTGGAGCCAGCCATCGGCAACCGCTCTCTAGCTATTCTGTTGACTATTCTGCAGAGACGGGTCGAATGCGACAAGGATGCTCTTTTCCAGTTCACTCAACTCAGGAAGGAACTCTGCGTTGATTCCGAAACTGTGGTAGCTCCTCTCCTCATGAGATACTCTAATGCCTGTGATCAAGTGAGTATTGCACTGACATGA